A stretch of DNA from Acidaminococcales bacterium:
TTCGCGCTTCATTTTGATCAACGCCCTGAAATACGCGGAGAGCCAATTGCTCGCCCTTTTCAAGAAAAACGCCAAAATTGCCGGGCTTAACATAAAAGGCGGGGAAGTGGAAAAGATTGTTTTCACGGCGGCGACGGAATTGGAATTTTGGGTAAAGACGCCGGCCGAAGAGGCTATGGTGGAAGAATTGTCGGCCTCCCAGGTAATGCAGGAACAATATTGGCAGCGTACGCGCGGCAACGTGCGCACCGCGCTCGAACAGGCGGTCAGCTTGCTGGAAGCCTACGGCCTCGCGCCGGAAATGGGCCACAAAGAAGTCGGCGGGGTAAAGGCGCGCATCGACGAAAGCGGCAACCTCAGCCATGTCATGGAACAGCTTGAAATCGACTGGAAATACGCCGACGGCATACAGGCCGCCGACAACGAGCTTTTGGTCAGGTCTTTGCTCAAGGAGATCTTTCGCATAAACGGGCTGGAGGTTACTTTCCAGGCCAAACCGATCATTGGCATCGCCGGCAACGGCGAGCATACTCATGTCGGCATAGCGGCAAAACTGAAAAACGGCAAAGTCGTCAACCTTTTCTCCCCCGCCAACATGGAAAGCGATTTTCTAAGCGCGGTAGGCTACGGCGCCATCATGGGGATACTCAAGAACTACGAAGTGGTCAACCCGATCGTATCCGCGACCAACGACTCGCTGAATCGCCTTAAACCCGGTTTTGAGGCGCCTGTCTGCATAGTTACCTCGCTCGGGCATACGCCGGCCGTCCCGTCCAGAAACAGGACCATTCTCGCCGGTTTGGTGCGCGACATAGACAACCCGCGCGCTACCAGGTTTGAAGTCCGGTCCCCCAATCCCTTCACCAATACTTACCTTGCTTTGGCCGGATTTTATCTTTCGGCGATCGACGGCATAAAATTCGCCGTGGAATCGGGCAAAAGCCTGGCCGAACTGGAGGCGGAGCTTTCCAAAACGCCGGAGGCGAACGGCGATTATTTGGAAAAAGGCCGTGCGTACAGAAGCGAGGAAGATGTTTTTGAGCATTACACGGCGCAGGAAAGAGA
This window harbors:
- a CDS encoding glutamine synthetase; translated protein: MTRESRIVSSGAPLYVIPPALHGKKDIIELLAKHPEIKFVSFVGIDFAGNDTDEKVPISLFVKEIDQMLEGTAVQTDGSSVVLPGIASLNDARLDMKIDLDVNWFVDYNYNHIDEETGFYVGTLRIPVFLIHENRMVDSRFILINALKYAESQLLALFKKNAKIAGLNIKGGEVEKIVFTAATELEFWVKTPAEEAMVEELSASQVMQEQYWQRTRGNVRTALEQAVSLLEAYGLAPEMGHKEVGGVKARIDESGNLSHVMEQLEIDWKYADGIQAADNELLVRSLLKEIFRINGLEVTFQAKPIIGIAGNGEHTHVGIAAKLKNGKVVNLFSPANMESDFLSAVGYGAIMGILKNYEVVNPIVSATNDSLNRLKPGFEAPVCIVTSLGHTPAVPSRNRTILAGLVRDIDNPRATRFEVRSPNPFTNTYLALAGFYLSAIDGIKFAVESGKSLAELEAELSKTPEANGDYLEKGRAYRSEEDVFEHYTAQERDAMFGHHPATVWENVQNFKLYPEKIKVLTVGGFHQEFIDSFAEGSLVRWRTELLNKILPEYRELLAKAVCLHKGSISVTDVDETLWADITAIKLKLLKSAKGKPSLFDQLKEALEKGNYEKASKLQVAAQKDIDKLKELYNLYKANNAV